A single Tenacibaculum sp. 190524A02b DNA region contains:
- a CDS encoding DEAD/DEAH box helicase, whose translation MTSFRELGIKKEYVKGLKELGIVAPTNVQKEVIPYLLENHTDFIGLAQTGTGKTAAYGLPILHNINASKGNVQVLILSPTRELVQQIKKQLFKFTKYIEDKIFVEAIYGGEKIDKQIKSLQRTTHIIVATPGRLIDLIERGEVNLKELNTLVLDEADEMLSMGFKEELNRILKYTSGERKTWLFSATMPNEIRGIIKKYMNASAKQIEIDKNMLVNANISHQFVETTISEKTNVIIKFVENRNAERGIIFTRTKAGAQKLAKELNEEGFSVEALEGDMKQKERDKVMRAFKKENLQILISTDVSARGIDVQNLGFVIHHQLPEKLEYYTHRSGRTARAGRQGVSLALILNNERPRVLEIERSLQINISEIVI comes from the coding sequence ATGACATCATTTAGAGAATTAGGTATAAAAAAAGAATATGTTAAGGGGTTGAAAGAGTTAGGTATTGTTGCTCCAACGAATGTGCAAAAAGAAGTAATTCCTTATTTACTTGAAAATCATACAGATTTTATAGGTTTAGCTCAAACAGGAACAGGTAAAACAGCTGCTTATGGTTTACCAATTTTACATAATATAAATGCTTCGAAAGGTAATGTGCAAGTATTAATTCTGTCACCAACTAGAGAATTAGTCCAGCAAATAAAAAAGCAATTATTTAAGTTCACTAAATATATAGAAGATAAAATATTTGTAGAAGCTATTTATGGAGGAGAAAAGATAGATAAACAAATAAAAAGTCTTCAAAGAACTACACATATTATTGTAGCAACTCCAGGACGTTTAATTGATTTAATAGAAAGAGGCGAGGTGAATTTAAAAGAACTTAATACTCTAGTATTAGATGAAGCCGATGAAATGTTAAGTATGGGCTTTAAAGAAGAATTAAACAGGATTTTAAAATATACATCAGGAGAAAGAAAAACTTGGCTGTTTTCTGCAACTATGCCAAATGAAATAAGAGGCATTATAAAAAAATATATGAATGCTTCTGCAAAGCAAATTGAGATTGATAAAAATATGTTAGTAAATGCTAATATTTCTCATCAGTTTGTTGAAACTACGATATCTGAAAAAACGAATGTTATCATAAAATTTGTAGAAAATAGGAATGCTGAGAGAGGAATTATTTTTACAAGAACAAAAGCTGGTGCACAAAAATTAGCAAAAGAATTGAATGAAGAAGGTTTTTCTGTTGAGGCATTAGAAGGAGATATGAAGCAGAAGGAACGAGACAAAGTAATGAGAGCCTTTAAGAAAGAAAATCTTCAAATATTAATATCTACAGATGTTTCAGCAAGAGGTATTGATGTACAAAATCTAGGTTTTGTAATTCACCATCAATTACCTGAAAAATTAGAATACTATACACATAGAAGTGGTAGAACAGCAAGAGCAGGAAGGCAAGGTGTTTCTTTAGCTCTAATATTAAATAATGAGAGACCAAGAGTTTTAGAAATAGAAAGGTCATTACAAATAAATATTTCAGAAATAGTAATATAG
- a CDS encoding trimeric intracellular cation channel family protein, which yields MNIIYAIDIAGTFAFAISGALVALKKDFDVFGVIIIAFVTAVGGGMLRDILINAHPINWIGDINYIWTILLAVICTFLFKSKIEPLRKTMFLFDTVGISVFTLLGLQKGLNYELPTVVALVMGMVSAVFGGVIRDVLTRKVPLIFKKEIYASACLAGGIVYLLLGKINVNEDVQFIISAAVIVVIRTLAVVNEYEFPKVKKDIFSIREK from the coding sequence ATGAATATCATTTATGCCATAGATATTGCAGGAACCTTTGCTTTTGCTATTAGTGGTGCTTTGGTTGCTTTAAAAAAAGACTTTGATGTATTTGGAGTTATTATTATTGCTTTTGTTACTGCAGTTGGAGGAGGAATGTTAAGAGATATATTAATAAATGCGCATCCAATAAATTGGATTGGAGACATTAATTATATATGGACTATTTTATTGGCAGTAATTTGTACTTTTTTATTTAAAAGTAAAATAGAGCCATTGCGAAAAACAATGTTTTTATTTGATACAGTAGGTATAAGTGTATTCACTTTATTGGGACTTCAAAAAGGTTTGAATTATGAATTACCAACAGTAGTAGCTCTGGTAATGGGAATGGTGTCTGCTGTTTTTGGAGGCGTCATAAGAGATGTTTTAACAAGAAAAGTTCCACTAATTTTCAAAAAAGAAATTTATGCATCTGCTTGTTTAGCAGGTGGTATAGTATATTTATTACTAGGAAAGATTAATGTAAATGAAGACGTTCAATTTATTATTTCTGCAGCTGTAATTGTTGTTATTAGAACTTTAGCAGTAGTGAATGAATATGAATTTCCAAAGGTTAAGAAAGATATATTTTCCATAAGGGAAAAATAA